One genomic region from Campylobacter sp. RM5004 encodes:
- a CDS encoding ATP-dependent helicase gives MNKLNEEQFAAVNAKLGSNLIIASAGTGKTSTIVARIEKLLNDGAKPNTIMLLTFTNKAAKEMMARLEKKLGSSKIKGIISGTFHAISLEYLKKHKEINLKKNSELRALLKSIYEKYNPNRDDLFDYSYLADIYSRFNNTNLVDDFRGYLKQNYEEQSDNINFYCKVLDEFNEQKKAHNYYDFDDLLLNSKDFFKNDYKDEPFYEVLVDEYQDTNNLQSAILDAIPKKSLFCVGDYDQSIYAFNGANIEIIGSFKDRYKNANIYSLNKNYRSLSNILEFANRVITKNERLYPKELIVTRDDAIKPIKLHSFNLANEQYEFIANDILAKLQMKPKSDIAVIYRNNSSGDLIERSLKLKGIKVARKGGTSFYELKEINTLINLANLTNKNSDILSFLGILLESKGVGNAKVNIIYKAFLELGNGSLLEGILRPIKKDRYDFLAKSDEAFGLFASTQNEAKQNEFSFLASDFKHNPVLLLKELKFDNVTFLEELYKFLKENENIDNPSILLKNAYSSKIFSLIINNIAAKRSFKGAKIVNEIKEQKLENIKNNCKYILEDAKNYNTFKDFYEKTILNIDYESTKGVQLLTVHASKGLEFEIVYLIDLAQGRFPNLKLSKSAGGIDEERRLFYVALTRAKDELIMSWAKRQSEDDKNDAIRSIFIDEGKKPENI, from the coding sequence TTGAACAAATTAAATGAAGAACAATTTGCTGCTGTTAATGCAAAATTAGGCAGTAATTTAATAATAGCAAGTGCAGGAACAGGTAAAACAAGCACCATTGTTGCAAGGATTGAAAAGTTATTAAACGATGGAGCTAAGCCTAATACCATTATGCTCCTTACTTTTACAAATAAAGCTGCAAAAGAAATGATGGCAAGACTTGAAAAAAAGCTCGGCTCAAGCAAGATAAAAGGCATAATAAGTGGGACTTTTCATGCAATTAGCTTAGAGTATTTAAAAAAACATAAAGAAATTAATCTTAAAAAAAACTCTGAACTTAGAGCCTTGCTTAAAAGTATTTATGAAAAATACAATCCTAATCGTGATGATTTATTTGATTATTCATACTTAGCTGATATTTATTCAAGATTTAATAATACTAATTTGGTTGATGACTTTCGTGGATATTTAAAACAAAATTATGAAGAGCAAAGCGATAATATTAATTTTTATTGCAAGGTTTTAGATGAGTTTAACGAGCAAAAAAAAGCTCATAATTATTATGATTTTGATGATTTATTGCTAAATTCTAAAGATTTTTTTAAAAATGATTATAAAGATGAACCTTTTTATGAAGTTTTAGTAGATGAATATCAAGATACTAATAATCTTCAAAGCGCTATTTTAGATGCAATTCCTAAAAAATCTTTATTTTGCGTGGGTGATTATGATCAAAGTATTTATGCTTTTAATGGTGCAAATATTGAAATAATAGGTAGTTTTAAAGATAGATATAAAAACGCTAATATTTATTCACTTAATAAAAATTATAGAAGTCTTAGCAATATTTTAGAGTTTGCAAATAGAGTTATTACAAAAAATGAAAGGCTTTATCCAAAAGAACTAATAGTTACAAGAGATGATGCGATAAAGCCTATAAAATTACATAGTTTTAATTTAGCTAACGAACAATATGAATTTATTGCTAACGATATTTTAGCCAAGCTTCAAATGAAGCCAAAGAGCGATATAGCAGTGATTTATCGCAATAATTCAAGCGGGGATTTAATAGAACGCTCATTAAAATTAAAAGGTATTAAAGTAGCTAGAAAAGGCGGAACGAGTTTTTATGAACTAAAAGAAATAAATACCTTAATAAACTTAGCAAATCTAACTAATAAAAATAGCGATATATTAAGCTTTTTAGGGATTTTACTAGAGAGCAAAGGCGTTGGAAATGCTAAAGTAAATATTATTTATAAGGCTTTTTTAGAGCTTGGAAATGGCTCTTTGCTAGAAGGGATTTTAAGACCTATTAAAAAAGATAGATATGATTTTTTAGCTAAAAGCGATGAAGCTTTTGGACTTTTTGCAAGCACACAAAATGAAGCAAAACAGAATGAATTTAGCTTTTTAGCAAGTGATTTTAAGCATAATCCTGTTTTGTTATTAAAAGAACTAAAGTTTGATAATGTAACCTTTTTAGAAGAATTATATAAGTTTTTAAAAGAAAATGAAAATATTGATAATCCTAGTATTTTGCTAAAAAACGCATATTCATCTAAAATTTTTAGTCTAATTATAAATAATATTGCAGCAAAGCGTTCATTTAAAGGTGCAAAAATCGTAAATGAGATAAAAGAACAAAAGCTAGAAAATATCAAAAATAATTGTAAATATATTTTAGAAGATGCGAAAAATTACAATACTTTTAAAGATTTTTATGAAAAAACGATTTTAAATATTGATTATGAAAGCACAAAAGGAGTGCAACTTCTAACCGTTCATGCGAGTAAGGGCTTAGAATTTGAAATCGTATATTTAATAGATTTAGCACAAGGAAGATTTCCAAATCTAAAGCTTAGCAAAAGCGCTGGTGGAATTGATGAAGAAAGAAGATTGTTTTATGTAGCACTTACAAGAGCAAAAGATGAGCTTATTATGAGTTGGGCAAAAAGACAAAGTGAAGACGATAAAAATGATGCTATTCGTTCTATTTTTATAGATGAAGGTAAAAAGCCTGAAAATATTTAA
- a CDS encoding riboflavin synthase has product MFNGLIRELAVVKKYSNNELRIVSKLKPNIGDSVATNGACLSVIKIHDDGFSLNLSSETQSVIKPFVVGSKVHTELAMQLGDRIDGHLLTGHIDTLGKIIKINKLNSGVDFYISIDKKFMPLVCNKGSIAIDGVSLTINEVLDDSIRLTIIDITLKDTLFSSYKVGDLVNVETDILARYVNRMLTYKDKSLSWDEIDRISAIY; this is encoded by the coding sequence ATGTTTAATGGTTTAATAAGAGAATTAGCAGTTGTAAAAAAATATTCAAATAATGAATTAAGAATAGTTTCAAAATTAAAACCAAATATAGGAGATAGCGTTGCAACTAATGGAGCATGCCTTAGTGTGATTAAAATCCACGATGATGGTTTTAGTCTAAACTTAAGCAGTGAAACCCAAAGCGTAATTAAGCCATTTGTAGTTGGCTCTAAAGTTCATACCGAATTAGCTATGCAACTTGGAGATAGAATTGATGGGCATTTATTAACAGGACATATTGATACTCTTGGAAAAATTATAAAGATTAATAAGCTAAATAGCGGAGTTGATTTTTATATAAGTATTGATAAAAAATTTATGCCTTTAGTTTGCAATAAAGGCAGCATTGCAATAGATGGAGTAAGCCTTACAATTAATGAAGTTTTAGATGATTCAATAAGACTTACAATTATTGATATAACTTTAAAAGATACTTTATTTTCTAGCTATAAAGTAGGAGATTTAGTAAATGTAGAAACCGATATTTTGGCAAGATATGTAAATAGAATGCTAACCTATAAAGATAAAAGCCTTAGCTGGGATGAAATTGATAGAATTAGTGCGATTTATTAG
- a CDS encoding valine--tRNA ligase, which translates to MSDFYNPKEIEKDYYEFCKQKGYFEIDGNKNIQEKGKNFAIMMPPPNVTGVLHIGHALTFTLQDIMTRYKRMDGYKVLYQPGLDHAGIATQNVVEKQLLAKGIKKEELGREKFIEKVWEWKEQSGGAIVKQMQALGITPAFSRLRFTMDEGLQNAVKKAFVDLYNKGLIEQNNRMINWCTKDGALSDIEVEYEENKGKLYHIRYFLNDKDYLVVATTRPETYFGDTAVMVNPDDERYKHLVGKEVTLPIINRKIKIIADSHVDMEFGTGIVKVTPAHDNNDYEVGLRHNLEFLTIFDENGILNEHCAEFAGLERLDARKIVVDKLNELDFIEKIEDYVNQVGHCYRCKNIVEPYISKQWFVKTDIATKVIEKVNNGDAKFYPAHWINSFNAWMRELRPWCISRQLWWGHQIPVYYCDECEHIHVDESKVEKCEKCGCKSITQDKDVLDTWFSSGLWAFSTLGYNNGDFGKNTLWNESDIKDFYPNSLLITGFDILFFWVCRMLFQSENELGEIPFKDIYLHALVKDENGQKMSKSKGNVIDPLDSIDKYSADILRFTLALLAVQGRDIRMSEDRMILVRNFTNKLYNAVNFLLLKGKDYKILDSYKTTLGIYINAEFQKCVNETRKNLDEYRFNDAAMNIYKFLWDEFCDYGIEFSKADETSINELASVFLNAMKLLSPFMPFISEYLYHKLSGTSIFENGSIMVEKYPKVSEISSNEEQIIKNYELCKEAINSLRSIKKTANITDKNAPAQIISEHKFDEYYLKLIAKLAKVGELEQSENVKESFSVNVSTNLKTAIFVDSSALSEMKAKLENKRKKVLAEYEKLNKMLSNEKFVANAPKEVVEQNKAALESASKELEAINNELNALS; encoded by the coding sequence ATGAGCGATTTTTACAATCCAAAAGAAATTGAAAAAGATTATTATGAATTTTGTAAGCAAAAAGGCTATTTTGAAATAGATGGAAATAAAAATATCCAAGAAAAAGGTAAAAATTTTGCCATTATGATGCCACCACCAAATGTTACAGGCGTTTTACATATCGGACACGCACTTACTTTTACTCTTCAAGATATTATGACAAGATATAAAAGAATGGATGGCTATAAGGTGCTTTATCAACCAGGCTTAGATCACGCTGGAATTGCTACTCAAAATGTAGTTGAAAAGCAACTTTTAGCAAAAGGCATTAAAAAAGAAGAGCTAGGACGTGAAAAGTTTATAGAAAAAGTTTGGGAGTGGAAAGAGCAAAGCGGTGGAGCGATAGTTAAGCAAATGCAAGCACTTGGAATTACCCCTGCATTTTCAAGACTTCGTTTTACTATGGATGAAGGACTTCAAAACGCTGTTAAAAAAGCTTTTGTGGACCTTTATAATAAAGGCTTAATTGAGCAAAATAACAGAATGATAAACTGGTGCACCAAAGATGGGGCATTAAGCGATATTGAAGTTGAATATGAAGAAAACAAAGGCAAGCTTTATCATATAAGGTATTTTTTAAATGATAAGGATTATTTAGTAGTTGCAACTACTAGACCTGAGACATATTTTGGAGATACTGCTGTAATGGTAAATCCAGATGATGAAAGGTATAAGCATTTAGTTGGTAAGGAAGTTACATTACCTATCATAAATCGCAAAATTAAAATCATAGCTGATAGTCATGTTGATATGGAATTTGGAACAGGAATTGTAAAGGTAACTCCAGCTCATGATAATAACGACTATGAAGTAGGACTTAGACATAATTTGGAGTTTTTAACTATTTTTGATGAAAACGGGATTTTAAACGAACATTGTGCTGAGTTTGCTGGACTTGAAAGACTTGATGCTAGAAAAATAGTAGTTGATAAATTAAACGAATTAGATTTTATTGAAAAAATAGAAGATTATGTAAATCAAGTTGGGCATTGTTATCGCTGTAAAAATATCGTTGAACCATACATTTCTAAACAATGGTTTGTAAAAACTGATATCGCAACAAAAGTTATAGAAAAAGTAAATAATGGTGATGCTAAGTTTTATCCAGCTCATTGGATAAATAGCTTTAATGCGTGGATGCGTGAGCTTCGCCCTTGGTGTATCTCAAGGCAACTTTGGTGGGGACATCAAATTCCTGTTTATTATTGTGATGAGTGCGAGCATATTCATGTAGACGAGAGCAAGGTAGAAAAATGCGAAAAATGTGGGTGCAAGAGCATTACTCAAGATAAAGATGTTCTTGATACTTGGTTTAGCTCAGGTCTTTGGGCGTTTTCAACTCTAGGTTATAACAACGGCGATTTTGGTAAAAACACTTTATGGAATGAAAGCGATATAAAAGACTTTTATCCAAACTCACTTTTAATTACAGGCTTTGATATACTGTTTTTTTGGGTATGTAGAATGCTATTTCAAAGTGAAAATGAATTAGGCGAAATCCCATTTAAAGACATTTATCTTCACGCACTTGTAAAAGATGAAAACGGGCAAAAAATGAGTAAAAGTAAAGGCAATGTAATTGACCCACTTGATAGCATTGATAAATATAGTGCTGACATTTTACGCTTTACTTTAGCATTACTTGCCGTTCAAGGAAGAGATATAAGAATGAGTGAAGATAGAATGATTTTAGTTCGTAACTTCACAAACAAGCTTTATAATGCGGTAAATTTCTTACTACTTAAAGGTAAAGATTACAAAATACTTGATAGCTATAAAACAACGCTAGGTATTTATATAAACGCAGAGTTTCAAAAGTGTGTAAATGAAACTAGAAAAAATCTTGATGAGTATAGATTTAACGATGCTGCTATGAATATTTATAAGTTTTTATGGGATGAGTTTTGCGATTATGGTATAGAGTTTAGCAAGGCTGATGAAACAAGTATAAACGAGCTTGCAAGCGTGTTTTTAAATGCTATGAAATTACTTAGTCCATTTATGCCGTTTATTAGTGAGTATTTATATCATAAATTAAGCGGGACAAGTATTTTTGAAAATGGCTCAATTATGGTTGAAAAATACCCTAAAGTTAGCGAAATTTCATCTAACGAAGAGCAAATTATCAAAAACTACGAGCTTTGCAAAGAAGCGATTAACAGCCTAAGAAGTATCAAAAAGACAGCAAATATCACAGATAAAAACGCTCCAGCGCAAATTATTAGTGAGCATAAATTTGATGAGTATTATCTAAAACTTATAGCAAAATTAGCAAAAGTTGGGGAATTAGAGCAAAGCGAAAATGTAAAAGAAAGCTTTAGTGTAAATGTTAGCACAAACCTAAAAACCGCTATTTTTGTAGATAGCTCAGCACTTAGCGAGATGAAAGCAAAGCTAGAAAACAAACGCAAAAAAGTTCTAGCAGAGTATGAAAAGCTAAATAAAATGCTAAGCAATGAAAAGTTTGTAGCAAACGCTCCAAAAGAAGTTGTAGAACAGAATAAAGCAGCGCTTGAGAGTGCAAGTAAAGAACTTGAAGCAATAAACAACGAGCTAAACGCTCTAAGTTAA